The Sardina pilchardus chromosome 5, fSarPil1.1, whole genome shotgun sequence DNA window TGAAGTGGCCTGTGTGGTGTCTGCAGTGGTGAGCGTGCGAGGCGTGTCGGACATGTGTGGACTGTCTGCGCTGGACAGGGAACACAGAGGGGCGAGAGGACGGCAGTCTCAGTAGCCGGGTGCCATCTGGCAGGCTGCCATGTGCCAAATGTGCCTGTGAGTGGCCGGAGGTGTGACAGGCTGATAACGGTCCAGCTGTAGGTCGTCTGGACACAGAAAAGATCAGCCACACATGTCATTATTAGCCATCAACACAAGCTAAAgatatccctccctctctaatcACCCCAGGCAAGATCACTCACAAGGAACCTCTTGCCTAGCTTCATTTGATGGTTGTATGTTTCCTGAGTGAAATTGTGAATCTAATATTCTGTCATTTTGAAAAGATTTGTCTCTGGTAGGTGTTCAGTTGTTCTTGACGATGGGTTGATGGGTCGATCGTTCCTTGTACTGAATATTATTAGTGTTAAGTGTTGGCTGTCTTAGTTATACAACTACAATCAATCTTCAGCCCTCCTCCTGAATCAACTTTCTCTCATTGACAAATAAATAGATCCACCTCTTGCCACATGCTGTCAGAAAGGAACATAGCATGGATGGATTTCAGATTTGTGATTTCAAACTTCTAAGCAACAAGCGACCTGTTTTTTTTACGGAGACCATTGATACGCATTCACTTAGTAAATATTACATGGCAAATAACAGCTGAGATAACACAGGCTAAATATATTTTGAGTGCATGGCTAATGTTTGAGTTATTCTAGTTATTCAATAGAGTATGGTAACTTGGCTACTGTAGACTTTTGCTTTATTTTCCATTATTCATAATGGCATATTTGCATGACTTCTTTCCAAGAGGCTGTCCTATTAATTAAAGGGTCAAAATTGATCAGTGTCTCTGATTCTTCAATATATTGCTCATTGGAAGGTCATCATATGAACTGTGTTTGACTAGTCAGGAGTGTGctgtttactgtatgtttggGTCAACAGATGTGGCAGGCCACCCAGATCTGTCTCTGTACGCCAGATGACCAAAGGGAGCATGTGTACGCCTTCAGCGATCATGGGCCAAGCAGAATTAAACAGACCCAACATGTGTTTCTTCATTAAGATCTGCCTGCTCACGCTATTTGATGGCACTAGCCTAGGAAATATGGAGTAAGGTTTGAAGAATGACTAAACAGAGAAGCCTCCGGCCCCACTACCACCTTTGATGTCGATGACAGAATCATATTCACACAAGCAGAATTCAACAACTGTTGGAATGTTCCGCAGATTCagacaccaccaacaccacaaccCCAAATTCCAACATGGCGTGGTGTCATGTATACTATTTAATTCAGGAAtgcaaaatgttttatttatttctccatgccagaagtaggcctacctttGACTTTCTGGATGTTTTGTCTCATTTGAGGAATTCGGTGAGCACAGCCGAGATATTTCTGGATGTTCTAATTAGGTATCAGATCTCTCCAAATACCTGACTATGGGGCATACAAATGGCTGTAATCAGTGTCCTTTCTTGCTGTGTCTCAAGTGTCCAATGGGGCTGATTATGCTGAAATGTTACTGTCTGTCCAACATATTATACCACAACAGGTCAGGAGGTCAGCCTGTCTGGCTTTATTGACAGGATGGAAGAGAGTTGACAGAAATAAGGTGAGAGATTTGGTTGGTGTGTGAGTACTAAAAGTCTATAGCAGCTTAGCCACTAACAAAGATGCCTTGTCAACAATTGGGGGGGGTGAGATTTCCCCTGTACAAATTCATGAACATAACCCACATAACcttagcctggtcataccaaaccctcgtactaatatcgtaATGGtgtagggaaatgaaaattgagcggaagcttacgtatggctatgccaggctaacATAACCTCACTCTTCCCCTTTTTCTGTTTTATTCTATCTGATGGTATTTGTTAGGGATGAACAAATTGTAACCATGGCTATAACGTTATGAACAAAAATCTATGCATTATTATAGGGAAATCAGTCCAGATattgtgttgatagaataatgttagaaataaaactaaccttgcatctcAATGATCAAATTACTTTTTGAGGGACCATGTTTCTCAGCAACTTGGTTCATATAGTAGCCTAACTTCTTATACTTGACCTAACTACATTCTGGTATGTTGTTtgatgtatatactgtaatgtgAACATTGTTCATGTTCCGTATATAATATGGCCATCATTGTGGTGAAGTACAATATCTGTCATATCTTGCCAGCAGTATCCAACTTTCATGCAGATGTGTGGATTGAGAAGAAGCGCAGGGGGTGGGAGGGTCAAATGTCTTACCACATATTACTGTGTAAGTGTTAGCCTTCTGTCAATCTGGTGTCCCTGTGGAAATGTAGcctttttcctctgttgcacgcacgctatttgtttgtccatcaaataacaatgtccacagacaaggtgtgtattgcgacatcaaaacaagtcaaatttgtaattTCGGTCTCGGTTCAACGAACTACAGGTGCGCTACCCGATCTGATAAAGTcacatagtgtggttatagcctatataaagggctgcgaagtgaatgcagaagtgcctttCACcatgttatgagttgatgaaccgctgaaataattttggaaacattatgttacgatacgaaaaactctttagtgttgctttaaagggacCGTTAAGAGTGTTTTTTACCATAACATAAtgcttccaaaatcattttgatggcacataacctCATAACATGAAGAACAGCATTTCTACCATTGTCTGAGTGACCCTTGACCTACTGTAGCAACTTTCTGTGTTGGGCAGGAACACTGCCCCACCTCTGAAATTGAAACGGAAAAGAGTTATGCTACAGGATTTCAGAGATAGTCTTTCTGATAGGCTGTCAGTGCATTCCCTTTATATTATATTGGAGTAATGTCCATACTTTGTTGCAAAATAtgaatattttgtttgtttgttattgggCTTCTCAAGTGTAGGGGGACTCTGAGAGCAAATcttctttagtgttgctttaattcaATGATGTGTGCTGCATGTCTGTATCCATTGTAtcctctgggccagatgtactaacacccCTTTTACGTCCACTGTAGGCGtatttgttttgcaacatgcacgTAAAAACATGGCGAGGTGTATACAAACAGGCCGCActgaggtgaaggcgcagactgccttacgcgggagctgagaatgtcaaattgccattttccgtctcatgcatatgcattcataggagtcaggggagagtgggtgtttcgtgtaaaaagatgggaggagaagcgtaaaatgcgcctaattatgtattcccttgtatgtactaaaactgcccatgaaagcgtACGTCTATTTTGCACCTAAATGTTTCTGCCTTGCACCAAAGAGACAACGTTTCTCTCCTTGTATAGCCTACACCTCCCggcatgcacagcacacatgcCTTTGTCTGTACAATGACTTAATTAAGAACCAAGGACATTAAAACTGGGTTAAGAACATTTCTATCATCATATAATGCATGATTTGCCATCTGCATCCAGTTACCGGAACAGATGTATATGAAACTTTAAGAACTAGCTAGGCTCCAATGGAAGAATAAATTCAGTATTTCgagcaatatgttaaaaaatgctccagagagcatgctccaaacATCGCCCACCCAACCTTTAAGATTTCTGGAGGAAAATATCAGGCATTCTGCCAAAAGACCTGCCCCAATAGGCAGCATTGGACCATTAAACCACACTATGATCCAAAACATGCAGCCAAATAAGGCAAGAAATAGTTGACAGAGAACAATATCAACATTTCAGAAAGGCCCAGCCAGAGTCCAGACGGCAGTGATGAGTGATGGCAGAAAATCGTTCCTGCTTCAAAAGCTGGATGTGCTGCTAATGAGGTGAGGTGTAGAATCCTTGTGGAGACATGAAGAGGCTTGGAAGGTATTACAAGAACCATTTCAGAGCTGCAACAATGTCCCAGACGACCCTTCATACCACTAAGATTCTAGGCTCCTAGAGAGACACTCCACTGCAAGATCTTGAAAATAGTTTGTGCCAAGAAGGGACATGATCAACGTAGTAGGCAGTAGTTTGTGTTTGTCATGTAGTTAATTTGTAGTCCATGTGGACTTGAATGTTCAACAatgtttcatcatgtttcatcaATCATTTTCTAACTCTCGCTACACCACCTCTGCCAAGTGTGCCGAGCAAATTAAGCGTGACAAAACCAAGGTTACAGAGATATAAGTCTTGCCATCACATGTGTCTAACATTTGAAGCGCCGCATCATATTCAAGCGAATGATTTTTTGGATGGTAAAAGGGTGTCAGCGAGATTGACCAAAGTGTGATGGCTCAGAAAGAGTACACACTTCTTGGGGAATCCTTGCTCTCATACAAGGGTGCAGCTTTCGCCTTGCAACACTTTGAAAATGGCATACCTGAGACACTTGAGTACTTAGACAGTTTGAAGAATTTTCACGTAAGAGATGGTGACGTCTTCATAATGACCTTCCCCAAATCTGGTAAGGctgtttttgtccttttttttgaTCCTCGGACTTAAACCTGAAGTACGAGTTCCTAtctaaaagttgactaaaattCTCACAATTGAACACAATCTTCTGAAACAATATTAAAAACATCATACATTAGCTGGCATTACAACATTGGCCAGTATCAATCATAATGTAGTGGAAAATCTGTATTGCgtaatgtttgtgtctgtatttaACGTTACCCCGTAATCAACACGTCAGGCACAATTTGGATGCAGTACATTGTCTCCATTCTCTATGAGAATGACCATCCTGACCTGCTGGAGAAGcctacacatgtacagtacgtgtgcccTGGCTGGAGTACCTCCGGCCGGCTCATAACATGGACACAAGGAAGCCTCCCAGGCTGTTGCGCTCACATCTGCCAGAGCACATGGCTCCTCTGGGACTACAGAGCAACAGAGCCAAAGTAGGTGGAACTGCATACGCTCAGAAAGTGAGGAAGAATTAATGATGGTTTGGCACTAAGCCTTATTGAAAGTAAAAAAAGCCAATAGAATACATCTATAATATCTGACATGAATTATACAACAAGCAAAAATGAAATTGAAtgggcgtgtatgtgtatgtttccaTGCTAGATTATTTATGTCACTAGGAACCCCAAAGATGTACTGGTGTCATACTTTCACTTCTCACAAGTATTTAAGACTTTGGAGACTGCCGACAACCTTGATGAAGTGCTGGAACACTTTCTGAGTGGCAAAAGTAATGGATAAAAACTTCTATGTATTCAGACACTAATATCataaacttttaaaaaaatattgtgaAAATGTTTGAGGTGTTCATTTGTGATTTCCTTTTTCCCTTCAGTCTTAGGGGGAAACTGGTTTGATCATGTAGAAGGTTGGCTTAACAACAAAGACAAATATGACATCCTGTTTGTGAGCTACGAGGAGATGAAATTGGTAAGCAGTTTTTATTGACCAGTAGTCTCAGATACAGAGGCAAGTTCAAGATTGTGTGGGACCAAACAGGATGCATTTGTTGCCACATTCAATTTGACattaattaataaaaaaagCCATTAAAAATacatctttctttctgtttttccccctctctctgtcaccaacTAGGATCTGAGATCGGTGGTCATGAAGATCAGCAAGTTTGTTGGAAAGATTTTGTCTGATGTGGACGTTGACAAGGTCATGGACAGGGTCACTTTTAACCCTtaaatgcataacatgggtcacaagtgacccggacgagtttattttttctgtaactcagctataacttattttcatgacccagcactccatgatatcctcaattaacttgtttgtgttcattacaatactaaatatattttttttctcttaaacattttaaataaaaacactttttctgtcactacccctctaatgcataacatgggtcacaagtgacccgcattcattttctatggagttttgttgaagagttagggtttcttagctatatttaagaaaataatttaatttgtcatctaatattccaggtttccatcacttacttagtttcttccaaacatcaattattattttcattaattgatggATACTCCTTGAATTCCAACTCTTTTTATTTGtctaaattacatttgaacacatgggtcacaaatgacccgcattcatttcctatgtaaaATTAGCCTATAATCAGAATTTCTTTgcagtactctttgaaatcagtgTAATTAGTCATTTAATATTCAAATTTACCATTACAAATTCAGATTTTAATAAACAGCAATAATCGTTCACTCCTCTATGACTACTCTATGACTAATACAatgattgaacacatgggtcagaaatgacctgtgtgtgCAAAGTGTGATTATGTAAGATAATGAATATTATGAGAACAATTTTAATACAAACAACAAATTCTAATATTTCTAATACTAATCTGATTAGAAATAGTTGCtataggccccagccgtgacgcggttggggcacctgcaccacacgccggcaacccgggttcgattcctgtcccgtggtcctttccagatcccaccccaattctctctcccactcacttcctgtcatactctactgtcctgtccatttaaaggcataaaaaggccaaaaaaataatctgaaaaaaaagaaatctaaaCATTTTTAATTTGCTTTTGTAAAACACTGTACATTATGTCACTGACACTTTGAATACCAATACAGAACTGCAGTGCATCAGTAACGCAATTTATGTCCATAACTATGGATCTATGAGACTTCTCTCAGACCGTCACCATCGTCTACCTGTGGATGGCATCATTCATAGGTATACCGTGGTGACGGTCTGAGGGATGTGAAAATAGATCTATAGCGAGAGGACTTGGAGAACTGGTTAACTTTCAAACTGTGGAGAAGTAGTAAATGCGACTAAAACtgatggttttgcttgtcgtaccacctcaagctggtcattttaactggtgttgctggtctacattgttggtttttactggccatgccagcttatgttggtcattctagcaagccagcatgaccatctcacaccaacaatgtcaagcttggcaggctggtcaccagcatgaccatctaacACCAgcggtatcccacacgacaggccatgaccagcttcctcagatggtcacgccagcatgtcaacctggtggcctaaccagctacaccagctagcagcaatagctggaagaaaactagcaaagatcagctcaaaccagctaccagcgtaCCAGTAGGGATGTTTCACAAATGACCACTGTCACTTTATGGTCCTGGCACACAGGCCGTGTGCatttggagcaggagagggtgaCTTTTCTATCACTGGCAGTTGGACAAAGGCTGCATCGCTTTCTCTTGGATTCTCTTGTGGCTGGGTTGTCTCAGCACTCCCCATATCGCCATGGTCTTGCAAATATTATAGTTACATAAAATGGTTCACATAATATTCATTATcttactcacaatcacactttgcagacacaggtcatttctgacccatgtgttcaatcattgtattgtttcacAAAACTTAGTCACATTCATGGAGTAGGCATAGAGGAATGAATATAATTATTGGTGTTTGTTAAAATATTAATATGTAATGGTAAATTTtaatatgaaatgacaaatgacactgatttcaaagagtactgcAAATAACTTTTGATTATAGGTTCATtttacataggaaatgaatgcgggtcatttgtgacccatgtgttcaaatgtaatttaggCACATAAAAAGTGTTAGAATTCAAGGAGTGAccatcaattaatgaaaataatgattggtgtttggaagaaactaaataagtgatggaaacctggaatattaaattataaattgaattattttcttgAAAATAGCTGAGAAACCCTAAcccttcaacaaaactccattgaaaatgaatgcgggtcacttgtgacccatgttatgaattagaggggtattgacagaaaagtgtttttctttaaaaagttTAAGAGAAAAATATACAACTTAGTcttgtaatgaacaaaaacaagttaattgaggaattcatggagtgctgggtcatgaaaagaaggtttttttaaagaaattgctAAGAAACCCTAGcccttcaacaaaactccatagaaaatgaatgcgggtcacttgtgacccatgttatgcattagagGGGGTTTCAATAGCTCATGCATCAAAGGGTTAAGAACATGAAGAATGACCCGATAGCAAACTATCACAGCTCTGTTAAAGGGAACTTATTTGACTCAAGCAAAG harbors:
- the LOC134079741 gene encoding amine sulfotransferase-like yields the protein MAQKEYTLLGESLLSYKGAAFALQHFENGIPETLEYLDSLKNFHVRDGDVFIMTFPKSGTIWMQYIVSILYENDHPDLLEKPTHVQYVCPGWSTSGRLITWTQGSLPGCCAHICQSTWLLWDYRATEPNYVTRNPKDVLVSYFHFSQVFKTLETADNLDEVLEHFLSGKILGGNWFDHVEGWLNNKDKYDILFVSYEEMKLDLRSVVMKISKFVGKILSDVDVDKVMDRVTFKNMKNDPIANYHSSVKGNLFDSSKGNFMRKGAVGDWKNFLTVAQSERFDQVYRERMKRLPLKVIWDLKELHE